From Pirellulales bacterium, one genomic window encodes:
- a CDS encoding TlpA disulfide reductase family protein: MTFVKSNFGHTRHLALAFALALTCVTPSNGDEPAQDASAKRGSFSVLLIDSDGKPVEGADVGYPASLGETARDAAKRDGTEWEYGNHQRSNDTGVATFPELPEPASPFAIVARHEKRKLIAIASVDWGKVDGPVRMTLLPEREVVGRWTCEELAALGRDLEHEGRAGLVEIDFFVGKRFAIALAFADPEFRLALPPGEYKLSAKAGLTHFVEKTFTVTSQSGVQQLATFNLPATRATLLEGHPAPEIPDVVAWKNGPAVKLSELRGQVVLLEFWGYWCGSCVYRMPDLFAAHDKYHDCGLTIIGVHTDLGVDEEEPVDTVERLDGRLTSTRKELWKGRDLPFRVALVRGDSTSYGEGIDHEARSTAAAAYGIVGYPSCVLIDRRGIVVAPHWAPNEAGIALLEKVLAEE; encoded by the coding sequence GTGACTTTCGTTAAATCAAACTTCGGCCATACGCGGCACTTGGCGCTTGCTTTTGCGCTCGCGCTAACTTGCGTTACACCGTCAAACGGCGATGAGCCAGCGCAGGATGCGAGTGCGAAGCGCGGCTCGTTCTCGGTACTGCTGATCGACAGCGACGGAAAGCCGGTCGAGGGGGCCGACGTCGGCTATCCGGCCTCGCTGGGAGAGACGGCGCGGGATGCGGCGAAGCGTGATGGCACGGAATGGGAATATGGGAATCACCAGCGTTCCAACGATACTGGTGTGGCGACATTTCCAGAGCTTCCTGAGCCGGCTTCCCCGTTTGCAATCGTGGCGCGGCATGAAAAGCGAAAGCTGATTGCGATCGCTTCTGTCGACTGGGGAAAGGTCGATGGGCCAGTGCGTATGACGCTCCTCCCCGAGCGCGAGGTGGTAGGCCGCTGGACCTGCGAAGAGCTAGCGGCCCTGGGGCGAGATTTAGAACACGAGGGACGGGCCGGTCTGGTCGAGATCGATTTTTTTGTCGGGAAGAGGTTTGCTATCGCCTTAGCCTTTGCCGATCCGGAGTTTCGGCTCGCGCTACCGCCCGGCGAATACAAGCTGAGCGCGAAGGCCGGCCTGACGCATTTCGTCGAAAAGACTTTCACGGTTACGTCGCAATCGGGTGTACAGCAACTCGCGACGTTCAATTTACCGGCCACGCGGGCGACATTACTTGAAGGTCACCCGGCGCCGGAAATTCCTGACGTCGTGGCATGGAAGAACGGGCCGGCCGTCAAATTGTCCGAGCTGCGCGGTCAGGTGGTTCTGCTCGAATTCTGGGGGTATTGGTGCGGGTCGTGTGTCTATCGCATGCCCGACCTATTCGCGGCGCATGACAAGTACCACGATTGCGGGCTGACGATCATCGGCGTGCATACGGACCTTGGCGTCGACGAAGAAGAGCCGGTCGACACGGTCGAGCGACTCGACGGGCGCCTGACTTCGACGCGTAAAGAACTGTGGAAGGGGCGCGACCTTCCTTTTCGAGTGGCACTGGTCCGCGGAGACAGTACGTCGTACGGCGAAGGGATCGACCATGAGGCGCGCAGCACGGCGGCGGCCGCGTACGGCATCGTCGGATATCCCAGTTGCGTGTTGATTGACCGCCGAGGAATCGTCGTAGCGCCGCATTGGGCGCCTAACGAAGCTGGGATCGCACTCTTGGAAAAAGTATTGGCGGAAGAATAG
- the mutY gene encoding A/G-specific adenine glycosylase codes for MAALSAPRTRASIARRLLAWYAGNARDLPWRRSRDPYRVWISEIMLQQTVVAAVVPYFERFLARFPTVAALADAPEEDVLRLWEGLGYYRRARQMHRAAGVICDEHAGQFPRNAEAVRALPGIGRYTAGAILSIAYDQPQPILEANTIRLLARLTAFAGDTHSSAGQRILWETAERLLPRRDVGRFNQALMELGSQVCTPRAPRCDVCPLAALCPTRRWQLADRIPAARPRPQVEMVREAAVVVRRGEKVLIVRRRPGERWAGLWDFPRFPLTPADEIPAERQLIAGVSKCVGVKIKPGALLTTIRHSVTRFRISLECYNAVYAGETGRAAGKPESRWVHAAELADFPLSTSARKLARLLAKS; via the coding sequence GTGGCTGCTCTGTCCGCGCCGCGCACGCGCGCTTCAATCGCCCGCCGCTTGTTGGCCTGGTACGCCGGAAATGCTCGTGATCTTCCCTGGCGGCGTTCGCGCGATCCGTACCGGGTGTGGATCAGCGAGATCATGCTGCAGCAAACCGTCGTGGCGGCGGTGGTGCCGTACTTCGAGCGATTTCTTGCCCGCTTCCCCACGGTCGCGGCGCTGGCCGACGCGCCTGAGGAAGACGTACTGCGGCTCTGGGAGGGCCTCGGCTATTACCGACGTGCCCGGCAGATGCACCGTGCGGCCGGCGTGATTTGCGACGAGCATGCCGGCCAATTCCCGCGCAATGCCGAAGCGGTGCGCGCGCTGCCGGGCATCGGCCGTTACACGGCCGGGGCGATTCTGTCGATTGCCTACGATCAGCCGCAGCCGATTCTCGAAGCCAACACGATCCGACTGCTGGCCCGGCTGACGGCTTTCGCCGGCGACACGCATTCCTCTGCCGGGCAACGAATATTGTGGGAAACGGCCGAACGGCTGCTACCGCGGCGCGACGTCGGACGTTTCAACCAGGCGCTCATGGAATTGGGCAGCCAGGTTTGCACGCCGCGCGCGCCGCGCTGCGACGTGTGCCCGCTCGCCGCGCTCTGCCCGACGCGCCGCTGGCAACTGGCCGACCGCATTCCGGCCGCGCGACCGCGTCCGCAGGTCGAGATGGTGCGCGAGGCGGCTGTCGTCGTGCGGCGCGGCGAAAAAGTCCTTATCGTCCGCCGTCGGCCGGGCGAGCGTTGGGCCGGGTTGTGGGATTTTCCTCGCTTTCCGCTGACGCCCGCGGACGAGATACCCGCCGAGCGCCAACTGATCGCCGGGGTGAGCAAGTGTGTCGGTGTTAAGATAAAACCAGGCGCGCTATTGACCACGATCCGCCATAGCGTGACGCGTTTTCGTATTTCGCTGGAATGTTATAACGCGGTCTACGCGGGCGAAACCGGCCGTGCCGCCGGGAAGCCGGAATCGCGCTGGGTGCATGCCGCGGAGCTTGCCGATTTTCCGCTCAGCACGTCGGCGCGAAAGTTGGCACGGCTGTTAGCGAAATCGTGA
- a CDS encoding PSD1 and planctomycete cytochrome C domain-containing protein, which translates to MLLRILLVAILFTLWLPTAVVIADEPQATSPARLSYNRDVRPILSNNCFKCHGPDARERQAELRLDISDEARKPTATGALAIVPGKPDESELVARVFAADEAARMPPPASHKELSDRERETLRRWVAEGAEYEAHWSFIAPKRPELPAVKLSSWPRNAIDRFVLARLEREGLTPSPEADRATLLRRVTLDLTGLPPTPVEVDAFLLDNSAGAYEKVVDRLLASPHYGERLALDWLDAARFADTNGYHIDNGRDMTRWREWVINSFNRNLPFDQFTVEQLAGDLLEGATVDQRIASGFNRNHMINFEGGAIPEEYHTAYIVDRVNTTGTVWLGLSVGCSQCHDHKFDPITQKDYYRLYAFFNNVPEKGLDGQTGNSPPFLKLPTTEQQQKLDSLAATITDLEQQIAGPNAEVDAAQAAWETNHTGRVAPSWHTITPLSIAAEGGATFTRLDDGSYLVTGPNPANDVYTIVFGGTTLPGTGPITALRLEALPDDSLAERGPGRSANGNVVLTQVAASADLGQDIVTRVELKSAWADFSQKDFDVAGAIDDKPETGWALHPEMGKPHTATFALAQPLELPQGSKLTVQLRFQSQFAQHQLGRLRLAVTDAADPREPSALPEAVAKILATAAGERSDAQRGELRTYYRDSVSPRIAELKDQLAATKKSREQLDKSIPTSMVMQEMEKPRDTFMLERGQYDKRGEQVSPGVPAALPPLPEGAPANRLGLARWLVDDAHPLVPRVAANRYWQLFFGTGLVKTAEDFGSQGELPSHPELLDWLAVQLRDGGETSGASAKPWDVKALCRLIVTSATYRQSSHARADLAARDPDNRLLGRAPRGRLIAEFIRDQALAVSGLLDSRIGGPSVSPYQPAGLWEELAFRADGKNWTAQTYTQSHGADLYRRTMYTFWKRTSPPPTLITFDAPDRETCTVRRATTNTPLQALVLLNDPTYVEASRKLAERVMTEAPQSPDERIAFAFRLATARRPSEAEIGVLRRVYEEQLAAYRAHPEAAQKLLAVGEAPRNDKLDAAELAAWTMVASMILNLDETVTKS; encoded by the coding sequence ATGCTGTTGCGAATTCTATTGGTCGCGATTCTCTTTACTCTCTGGCTGCCTACCGCTGTAGTGATTGCCGACGAGCCGCAGGCGACCTCGCCGGCGCGTCTGAGCTACAACCGCGACGTGCGGCCGATCCTGTCGAACAACTGCTTCAAATGTCACGGCCCGGACGCCCGCGAGCGGCAGGCCGAGCTGCGTTTGGACATTTCCGACGAGGCACGCAAACCGACCGCGACGGGCGCCCTGGCCATCGTGCCCGGCAAGCCGGACGAGAGCGAGCTGGTTGCGCGGGTCTTTGCCGCGGACGAGGCGGCCCGCATGCCGCCGCCGGCCAGTCACAAGGAACTCTCTGACCGCGAGCGAGAAACGCTGCGCCGCTGGGTCGCCGAAGGGGCCGAGTACGAGGCTCACTGGTCGTTCATCGCGCCAAAGCGCCCCGAGTTGCCGGCGGTGAAACTTTCGTCCTGGCCGCGGAACGCGATCGATCGGTTTGTTCTTGCGCGGCTTGAGCGCGAAGGGCTCACACCGTCGCCCGAGGCGGATCGGGCCACATTGTTGCGGCGCGTCACCCTGGACCTGACCGGCCTGCCGCCGACGCCGGTCGAGGTCGATGCGTTTCTGCTCGACAACAGCGCCGGGGCCTATGAAAAAGTGGTCGACCGTCTGCTGGCGTCGCCCCATTACGGCGAGCGGCTGGCACTCGATTGGCTCGACGCGGCTCGCTTTGCTGACACCAACGGCTATCACATCGACAACGGCCGCGACATGACCCGCTGGCGCGAGTGGGTGATCAATTCGTTCAATCGCAACTTGCCGTTCGATCAGTTCACCGTCGAGCAACTGGCGGGCGATCTGCTGGAAGGGGCCACGGTCGACCAGCGCATCGCCAGCGGCTTCAACCGCAACCACATGATCAACTTCGAAGGGGGGGCAATCCCCGAGGAATATCACACCGCCTACATCGTCGATCGGGTGAACACGACCGGCACCGTCTGGTTGGGCTTGTCGGTCGGTTGCAGCCAGTGCCACGATCACAAGTTCGATCCGATCACGCAAAAGGACTATTACCGGCTGTACGCGTTCTTTAACAATGTGCCGGAAAAGGGGCTCGATGGTCAGACCGGCAATTCGCCGCCATTTCTCAAGCTGCCCACCACGGAGCAGCAGCAAAAGCTCGACAGCCTGGCGGCCACGATCACCGACCTCGAACAACAAATCGCCGGGCCGAACGCCGAGGTCGACGCGGCGCAGGCCGCCTGGGAAACAAATCACACCGGGCGCGTGGCGCCGAGCTGGCACACGATCACGCCCCTGTCGATCGCGGCTGAAGGGGGCGCGACGTTCACGCGGCTTGACGATGGCTCGTACCTCGTCACCGGGCCGAATCCGGCCAACGATGTCTATACGATCGTCTTCGGCGGCACGACGCTGCCCGGCACCGGCCCGATCACGGCCCTGCGGCTGGAAGCTTTGCCAGACGACAGCCTGGCCGAGCGCGGGCCGGGACGCTCGGCCAATGGCAATGTTGTCCTCACGCAGGTGGCGGCCAGCGCGGATTTGGGCCAGGACATCGTGACCAGGGTCGAGCTGAAATCGGCCTGGGCCGACTTCAGCCAGAAGGATTTTGACGTCGCAGGCGCCATCGATGACAAGCCCGAGACCGGCTGGGCGCTGCATCCCGAGATGGGCAAACCACACACGGCCACGTTTGCACTTGCTCAGCCGCTGGAACTGCCGCAAGGCTCGAAGCTTACGGTGCAACTGCGCTTTCAGTCGCAATTCGCCCAGCACCAACTGGGCCGGTTGCGCTTGGCCGTGACCGACGCGGCCGATCCGCGCGAGCCATCGGCCCTGCCCGAGGCGGTCGCCAAGATTCTTGCCACGGCAGCCGGCGAGCGCAGCGACGCGCAGCGCGGCGAGCTGCGGACATATTATCGCGACAGCGTTTCGCCGCGCATTGCAGAACTGAAAGATCAACTGGCCGCGACCAAGAAAAGCCGCGAACAGTTGGACAAGAGCATCCCCACCTCGATGGTGATGCAGGAAATGGAAAAGCCGCGCGACACGTTCATGCTCGAGCGTGGTCAGTACGACAAGCGCGGCGAGCAGGTGTCGCCCGGTGTGCCGGCGGCATTGCCGCCACTGCCCGAGGGCGCTCCGGCGAATCGCCTGGGCCTGGCCCGCTGGCTGGTCGACGACGCGCATCCGCTCGTGCCGCGGGTGGCAGCGAACCGCTACTGGCAATTGTTCTTTGGCACGGGGCTGGTGAAGACGGCCGAAGATTTCGGCTCGCAGGGTGAGTTGCCCAGCCATCCCGAGTTGCTCGATTGGCTGGCGGTGCAACTGCGCGACGGGGGCGAAACAAGTGGTGCTTCGGCAAAACCGTGGGATGTGAAGGCGCTGTGCCGACTGATCGTTACCTCGGCCACGTACCGGCAAAGCTCGCATGCCCGGGCGGACCTGGCGGCCCGCGATCCCGACAATCGCCTGCTGGGCCGGGCGCCGCGCGGGCGGTTGATCGCCGAATTCATCCGCGACCAGGCCCTGGCCGTGAGCGGATTGTTGGACTCGCGCATCGGCGGGCCAAGCGTATCGCCCTATCAGCCGGCCGGCTTGTGGGAGGAACTGGCCTTCCGCGCCGACGGTAAGAACTGGACGGCGCAAACGTACACGCAAAGCCACGGCGCCGACCTGTATCGGCGCACGATGTACACGTTCTGGAAACGCACGTCGCCACCGCCGACGTTGATCACGTTCGATGCACCGGATCGCGAAACCTGCACGGTGCGCCGCGCCACGACGAACACGCCGCTCCAGGCGCTTGTTCTTTTGAACGACCCGACGTATGTCGAGGCGTCGCGTAAGCTGGCCGAGCGGGTGATGACCGAAGCGCCGCAATCGCCCGACGAGCGGATTGCGTTTGCCTTCCGGCTGGCCACCGCGCGCCGGCCCAGCGAAGCCGAAATCGGCGTGCTGCGCCGTGTTTACGAAGAGCAGTTGGCCGCGTACCGGGCACACCCCGAGGCGGCGCAAAAGCTGCTCGCCGTCGGCGAAGCGCCGCGCAACGACAAGCTCGACGCGGCGGAGCTCGCGGCCTGGACAATGGTGGCCAGCATGATTCTGAACCTGGATGAGACCGTGACCAAGAGTTGA
- a CDS encoding DUF1501 domain-containing protein — MSKQSRREHELLLTRRHFFGRTATGIGTVALASLLNPELFAATAGDGAGGLATHGALSPLHFAPRAKRVIFLFMSGGPSSIDLFNYQPKLRDHHGQELPDSVRQGQRITGMTSGQKSFPCVAPMFKFAQHGQSGTWVSELLPHTAEIVDHIAVINSLNTEAINHDPATTYIQTGAQQPGRPSLGSWLSYGLGSENQNLPGFVVMISQGSGNKTDQPLFSRLWGSGFIPSQHQGVRFRSGDDPVLYLSNPPGVDAASRRRMLDGVGELNKMAAQSFGDPEINTRIAQYEMAFRMQSSVPELTDFSDEPRHMVEMYGVDETGTDGGFARNCLLARRMVERGVRFVQLMHRGWDQHGSLPKQIRGQCKDVDQASAALVKDLHARGLLDDTLVVWGGEFGRTVYSQGALTADNYGRDHHGRCFSLWMAGGGIKGGITYGETDDYCYNITRDPVHIHDFNASILHCLGIDHTRLTYRFQGRDFRLTDVHGNVVNALLA; from the coding sequence ATGAGCAAGCAATCTCGTCGAGAACACGAACTACTACTCACGCGCCGGCACTTTTTCGGCCGCACGGCCACCGGCATCGGCACCGTAGCGCTTGCGTCGCTCTTGAATCCGGAACTATTCGCAGCGACCGCCGGCGACGGCGCAGGCGGCCTCGCCACGCACGGCGCGCTCTCCCCGCTGCATTTCGCGCCGCGGGCGAAGCGCGTTATTTTCCTGTTCATGTCCGGCGGACCGTCATCGATCGACCTTTTCAATTACCAGCCGAAGTTGCGCGATCATCACGGCCAAGAACTGCCCGACAGCGTACGCCAGGGGCAGCGCATCACCGGCATGACGTCGGGCCAGAAGTCGTTCCCGTGCGTGGCGCCCATGTTCAAGTTCGCACAGCACGGCCAATCGGGCACGTGGGTCAGCGAACTCTTGCCGCATACGGCCGAGATTGTCGATCACATCGCGGTGATCAACTCGCTCAACACCGAAGCCATCAATCACGATCCGGCCACGACCTACATTCAAACCGGCGCGCAGCAGCCGGGTCGGCCGAGCCTGGGCTCGTGGCTCAGCTACGGCCTGGGAAGCGAGAACCAGAACCTGCCCGGCTTCGTGGTAATGATCTCCCAAGGAAGCGGCAACAAGACTGATCAACCATTGTTTTCGCGCCTGTGGGGAAGCGGCTTCATTCCCAGCCAGCACCAGGGGGTGCGGTTCCGCTCGGGCGATGACCCGGTGCTGTACCTGTCGAACCCGCCGGGCGTCGACGCCGCATCGCGCCGCCGCATGCTGGACGGCGTCGGCGAACTGAACAAGATGGCGGCGCAGTCGTTCGGCGATCCCGAGATCAACACCCGCATCGCGCAGTACGAAATGGCGTTCCGCATGCAGTCGAGCGTGCCGGAGCTTACGGACTTCAGCGACGAGCCGCGGCACATGGTCGAAATGTACGGCGTCGACGAGACTGGCACCGACGGCGGATTTGCGCGTAATTGCCTGCTCGCCCGGCGAATGGTCGAGCGCGGCGTGCGCTTTGTGCAGCTGATGCACCGCGGCTGGGATCAGCACGGCAGCTTGCCCAAGCAGATTCGCGGCCAGTGCAAGGACGTCGACCAGGCAAGCGCGGCTCTGGTGAAGGATTTGCACGCCCGCGGGCTGTTAGACGATACTCTCGTCGTGTGGGGTGGCGAGTTCGGCCGCACGGTGTACAGCCAAGGCGCGCTGACGGCGGACAATTACGGCCGCGATCATCACGGCCGCTGCTTCAGCCTGTGGATGGCCGGCGGCGGCATCAAAGGGGGCATCACGTACGGCGAAACCGACGATTATTGCTACAACATCACCCGCGACCCGGTGCACATCCACGATTTCAACGCCTCGATCCTGCACTGTCTGGGCATCGATCACACGCGGCTGACGTACCGCTTCCAGGGGCGCGATTTCCGCCTGACCGACGTACACGGCAACGTGGTCAATGCGCTCTTGGCCTAA
- the odhB gene encoding 2-oxoglutarate dehydrogenase complex dihydrolipoyllysine-residue succinyltransferase — MPLELKVPSVGESITEVQIGAWLKRVGDPVRKDESLVEIESDKATAELPAPIDGVLTQIVKKRGEMAQVGETIAYMEENGAAGASGKADAAKGTAEKATAPGAKVPAPPAKVEAPEQPAPQPVVTAQMQAPARPAAPVAAVTKPVPAAPVAPVAAAPPTPKAAPPVAKTTPPAPVASPQHATPASVPATRKMHPTTRPKRVDGEITIEPAAAPLGEDEEVVPMSLLRQRIAERLVEAQQTQALLTTFNEIDMSSVMALRTENRELFQETYGAKLGFMSFFVKAVVHALKHVPVVNAEIRGTDVIYRNHYDIGIAVGGGKGLVVPVLRHAERLSFAEIERAISDFGARAQKNQLKVEELQGGTFTISNGGVYGSLLSTPIVNPPQSGILGLHAIQERPVARAGQVVIRPMMYVALTYDHRLVDGRDAVTFLKMIKEMVEEPARMLLEI, encoded by the coding sequence TGAGTCGCTGGTCGAGATCGAAAGCGACAAGGCCACGGCCGAGCTGCCGGCCCCGATCGACGGTGTGCTCACGCAAATCGTGAAAAAACGCGGCGAGATGGCGCAAGTCGGCGAAACGATCGCCTACATGGAGGAAAACGGCGCGGCGGGTGCCAGCGGCAAGGCGGACGCAGCAAAGGGAACGGCAGAGAAAGCAACCGCTCCCGGCGCCAAGGTACCGGCGCCCCCTGCCAAAGTCGAAGCGCCCGAGCAGCCCGCCCCGCAGCCGGTCGTCACGGCCCAAATGCAGGCTCCCGCCAGGCCAGCAGCACCGGTTGCTGCGGTAACGAAGCCCGTTCCGGCGGCGCCGGTAGCACCGGTTGCTGCGGCTCCCCCCACACCTAAGGCAGCGCCTCCCGTGGCGAAGACAACCCCACCAGCGCCGGTCGCATCGCCGCAGCACGCGACTCCTGCCTCCGTGCCCGCTACGCGCAAGATGCATCCGACGACGCGCCCCAAGCGGGTTGATGGCGAGATCACGATCGAGCCCGCCGCCGCGCCCCTCGGCGAGGATGAAGAGGTCGTGCCGATGAGCCTGCTGCGGCAGCGCATCGCCGAGCGGCTGGTCGAGGCACAGCAGACGCAGGCGCTGCTGACGACGTTCAATGAAATCGACATGTCATCGGTGATGGCACTTCGCACCGAAAATCGCGAGCTATTTCAAGAGACGTACGGCGCGAAGCTCGGCTTCATGTCGTTCTTCGTCAAAGCCGTGGTACACGCCCTGAAGCACGTGCCGGTCGTCAATGCCGAGATTCGCGGCACCGACGTCATTTACCGCAACCACTACGATATCGGGATCGCGGTCGGCGGCGGTAAGGGGCTGGTCGTGCCCGTGCTCCGGCATGCCGAGCGGCTGAGCTTCGCCGAGATCGAGCGGGCCATCAGCGACTTCGGCGCGAGGGCGCAGAAGAATCAACTGAAGGTCGAAGAGCTGCAAGGCGGCACATTCACCATTTCCAACGGCGGCGTGTACGGTTCGCTCCTGTCGACGCCGATCGTCAATCCGCCGCAGAGTGGCATCCTCGGCTTGCACGCGATCCAGGAACGCCCGGTCGCCCGCGCAGGCCAGGTCGTCATCCGGCCGATGATGTACGTGGCGCTGACCTATGACCATCGCCTGGTCGACGGCCGCGACGCCGTGACGTTTTTGAAGATGATCAAGGAAATGGTGGAAGAGCCGGCCCGGATGCTGTTGGAAATCTGA
- a CDS encoding amidohydrolase family protein, translating to MVCVKAGRLFDGTGDQYRADVVITIEGERIKAVEPLAGASIPPGAKIVDLSHAAVLPGLIDCHTHLGGRADRFDEIYKFKDTPNHSAFAAVKNARTTLEAGFTTVRDVGSRPFLAVDLRDSINEGFLVGPRIVASGPGISMTGGHGDLNRFAPQVRTSMFPNERDYKIADGADQVRQVTRAQIKHGVDVIKVHASGGVMSRGDAPGAAQFTVQELQAAVEEAHAAGRKVAAHAHGAQGIKNAVVAGVDSIEHGSLIDDEGIQLMLKHGTWLVADIYNDDYLLGKAVEFKLPQESIDKERAIGQTQRDNFARCVKAGVKVAFGTDAGVYPHGDNGKQFFYMVKYGLTPAQAIRAATSDAAELIGRPKDVGRVAPGLYADLIAVDADPLADVRALEKVEFVMKGGVVIKDELTAAGEPARQPAAGR from the coding sequence GTGGTTTGCGTAAAGGCGGGCCGGCTCTTCGACGGCACCGGCGACCAGTACCGCGCGGATGTCGTGATCACGATCGAGGGGGAGCGGATCAAGGCGGTCGAGCCTCTGGCGGGGGCCTCGATTCCGCCGGGGGCCAAGATCGTCGATCTTTCACACGCCGCGGTGCTGCCCGGCTTGATCGATTGCCACACACACCTGGGGGGGCGGGCCGACCGGTTTGACGAAATCTACAAGTTCAAAGACACGCCCAACCACAGCGCCTTCGCCGCGGTGAAAAATGCCCGGACCACGCTCGAGGCCGGCTTCACCACGGTGCGCGACGTCGGTTCGCGTCCGTTCCTGGCCGTCGATCTGCGCGACTCGATCAATGAAGGATTTCTCGTCGGCCCGCGCATCGTGGCCAGTGGCCCCGGCATTTCCATGACCGGCGGGCACGGCGACTTGAATCGCTTCGCGCCGCAGGTCCGCACGTCGATGTTTCCCAATGAGCGCGATTACAAAATCGCCGACGGTGCGGACCAGGTGCGCCAGGTGACCCGCGCCCAGATCAAGCACGGCGTCGATGTGATCAAGGTACACGCTTCGGGCGGGGTGATGTCGCGCGGCGATGCGCCCGGCGCCGCACAATTCACCGTGCAGGAACTACAGGCCGCGGTGGAAGAGGCGCACGCCGCCGGCCGCAAGGTGGCCGCCCACGCGCACGGCGCGCAAGGCATCAAGAACGCGGTCGTGGCTGGCGTCGATTCGATCGAGCATGGCAGCCTGATCGACGACGAGGGCATTCAACTGATGCTCAAGCACGGCACCTGGCTGGTGGCCGACATCTACAACGACGATTACCTGCTCGGCAAAGCCGTCGAGTTCAAGCTTCCGCAGGAGTCGATCGACAAGGAGCGCGCCATCGGGCAAACGCAGCGCGACAATTTCGCGCGCTGCGTGAAAGCGGGCGTGAAAGTCGCGTTCGGCACCGACGCCGGCGTCTATCCGCATGGCGACAACGGCAAGCAGTTCTTCTACATGGTGAAATACGGCCTGACTCCCGCGCAGGCGATTCGCGCCGCCACCAGCGACGCGGCCGAACTGATTGGCCGGCCGAAGGACGTGGGGCGCGTGGCGCCGGGCTTGTACGCCGACCTGATCGCCGTCGACGCAGATCCGTTGGCCGACGTGCGGGCGCTCGAGAAAGTCGAGTTCGTGATGAAAGGGGGCGTGGTCATCAAGGACGAACTGACCGCAGCCGGTGAGCCGGCACGCCAGCCCGCGGCTGGCCGCTAG